From Procambarus clarkii isolate CNS0578487 chromosome 49, FALCON_Pclarkii_2.0, whole genome shotgun sequence, a single genomic window includes:
- the LOC138351415 gene encoding uncharacterized protein, with amino-acid sequence MDTVSDGLIRPMDTLSDGLIRPMDTMSDGLIRPMDTIRLGRLKWTPATDTTDASHGHHGRQPRTPRTPATDTTDASHGHHRRQPRTPRTPRTPATDTTDASHGHHRRQPRTPPTPATDTTDASHGHHRRQPRTPPTPATDTTDASHGHHGRQPRTPRTPATDTTDASHGHHRRQPRTPPTPATDTTDASHGHHRRQPRTPPTPATDTTDASHGHHRRQPRTPPSPATDTTDASHGHHRRQPRTPPSPATDTTVASHGHHRRQPRTPPTPATDTTDASHEHYQRGAGNVMVETASCEVLVRTS; translated from the exons ATGGATACCGTGTCAGATGGACTAATTAGACCAATGGATACCCTGTCAGATGGACTAATTAGACCAATGGATACCATGTCAGATGGACTAATTAGACCAATGGATACCAT AAGACTTGGCAGACTTAAG tgGACGCCAGCCACGGACACCACGGACGCCAGCCACGGACACCACGGACGCCAGCCACGGACACCACGGACGCCAGCCACGGACACCACGGACGCCAGCCACGGACACCACCGACGCCAGCCACGGACACCACGGACACCACGGACGCCAGCCACGGACACCACCGACGCCAGCCACGGACACCACCGACGCCAGCCACGGACACCACCGACGCCAGCCACGGACACCACCGACGCCAGCCACGGACACCACCGACGCCAGCCACGGACACCACCGACGCCAGCCACGGACACCACCGACGCCAGCCACGGACACCACGGACGCCAGCCACGGACACCACGGACGCCAGCCACGGACACCACGGACGCCAGCCACGGACACCACCGACGCCAGCCACGGACACCACCGACGCCAGCCACGGACACCACCGACGCCAGCCACGGACACCACCGACGCCAGCCACGGACACCACCGACGCCAGCCACGGACACCACCGACGCCAGCCACGGACACCACCGACGCCAGCCACGGACACCACCGTCGCCAGCCACGGACACCACCGACGCCAGCCACGGACACCACCGACGCCAGCCACGGACACCACCGTCGCCAGCCACGGACACCACCGTCGCCAGCCACGGACACCACCGACGCCAGCCACGGACACCACCGACGCCAGCCACGGACACCACCGACGCCAGCCACGAACACTACCAACGAGGTGCCGGAAACGTCATGGTTGAGACGGCATCGTGCGAGGTCCTCGTCCGGACGTCCTGA